A stretch of Chitinophagaceae bacterium DNA encodes these proteins:
- the mutY gene encoding A/G-specific adenine glycosylase encodes MKTKEKRIFFTKNLLHWDKNKNSRMMPWKGEKDPYKIWLSEIILQQTRVEQGWDYYNRFLKIFPTIIRLANASEVRVFKLWEGLGYYSRCKNLIATARFIAKEKKGKFPDSYEEIRSLKGVGPYTAAAIASFAFNLPYAVVDGNVFRVLSRYFGISKDVNSSEGKRIFTALANELLHQGQPGIYNQAIMDFGAVVCKPQKPLCAACPLKKECVACLQNKVEKLPRKTKPPAKRKRWFSYLIVEHNGKVYVRKRGKKDIWENLYEFVLVEGTRKVTIEAIKASSIFKELGHNNTVQIRSVSKTYQQQLSHQAIQGYFIHLLTKKAPSLEKYEAVSPEKLAKLPFPRYITRYLDESGVKAFER; translated from the coding sequence ATGAAAACGAAAGAGAAGAGAATTTTTTTTACCAAAAATCTGCTTCACTGGGATAAGAACAAAAACAGCAGGATGATGCCCTGGAAGGGAGAAAAGGACCCGTATAAGATCTGGCTCAGCGAAATAATCCTGCAGCAAACAAGGGTGGAGCAGGGCTGGGACTATTACAACCGTTTTTTGAAAATCTTTCCAACGATCATAAGACTGGCTAATGCTTCTGAGGTAAGGGTATTTAAATTGTGGGAGGGATTAGGCTATTACAGCCGCTGCAAAAACCTGATCGCTACGGCCCGTTTTATTGCTAAAGAAAAAAAGGGAAAGTTTCCGGACAGCTATGAAGAGATACGCTCTTTAAAAGGAGTTGGGCCCTACACGGCAGCAGCGATCGCTTCTTTTGCCTTCAATTTGCCTTATGCCGTGGTAGATGGAAATGTATTCCGGGTCCTTTCCCGGTATTTTGGAATAAGCAAAGATGTTAACAGCAGCGAAGGAAAGAGAATATTTACCGCTCTTGCCAATGAATTATTGCACCAGGGGCAGCCGGGTATTTATAACCAGGCAATAATGGATTTTGGCGCTGTAGTGTGCAAGCCGCAAAAGCCATTGTGTGCTGCCTGTCCGCTGAAAAAAGAATGTGTTGCCTGTTTACAAAACAAGGTTGAAAAATTACCCCGGAAGACAAAACCACCGGCTAAAAGAAAAAGGTGGTTCAGTTATTTGATCGTTGAGCACAACGGAAAGGTATATGTACGCAAACGGGGCAAGAAAGACATCTGGGAAAACCTGTACGAATTTGTTTTAGTAGAAGGGACCAGGAAGGTCACCATTGAAGCGATTAAAGCTTCTTCGATTTTTAAGGAACTTGGTCACAACAATACGGTGCAGATCCGTTCTGTTTCAAAAACATACCAGCAGCAATTATCTCACCAGGCGATCCAGGGGTATTTCATTCATCTCCTGACAAAAAAAGCACCTTCGCTTGAAAAATATGAAGCGGTTTCACCTGAAAAACTGGCCAAACTGCCCTTTCCCCGGTATATAACCAGGTATTTGGATGAAAGCGGGGTAAAGGCATTTGAAAGATAA
- a CDS encoding single-stranded DNA-binding protein: MRGVNRVMLIGNLGKDPDMQFLEGNIAVAKFSLATTETYKDRSGKLISQTEWHTVVLWRGLAELAQKYLHKGSLVYIEGRLKTRSWEDKEGNKKFATEVVGDNLIMLDKRTDGSHPGQGFDGLENPDADTGMPPHPDEGAERLPF; encoded by the coding sequence ATGAGAGGAGTAAACAGGGTAATGCTGATAGGCAATCTTGGTAAAGACCCGGATATGCAGTTCCTGGAAGGGAATATTGCCGTTGCAAAGTTCTCACTCGCTACAACAGAGACATACAAGGACAGGAGCGGAAAACTGATCTCTCAAACGGAGTGGCATACGGTTGTTCTTTGGAGGGGACTGGCAGAACTTGCCCAGAAATACCTGCACAAGGGAAGCCTGGTCTATATTGAGGGCCGCCTGAAAACACGTAGCTGGGAGGACAAGGAGGGGAATAAAAAATTTGCAACAGAAGTAGTGGGAGATAATCTTATTATGCTCGATAAAAGAACGGATGGCAGCCATCCGGGCCAGGGTTTTGATGGGTTGGAAAACCCCGATGCCGATACTGGTATGCCACCCCACCCGGATGAGGGTGCCGAGCGCCTGCCTTTTTAG
- the gldE gene encoding gliding motility-associated protein GldE: MDHHSVHEFIGLTRFFFLAITPAATTVLIILVILLFMLSFLMAGSEIAFFSLTFKDINVLKTKKQPAYRRIVSLLDQPKTLLASMLISNSFINIGIILISNILIDSWIAGLQLTFWPVFLLKVGSVTFLLLLFGEVLPKVWATHHKIWFAATASLVIEIFGSIFYRFSKRMVRLSDRVERRFSSESSSTMDSSNLDYAIDLLPEHEATSEEKSILKGIRKFGDTTVKQVMRTRLDVCGIDHSYPFRDVIKKIEELHYSRLPVYRHNLDEVVGMLHTKDILPFINEPAEFDWHTLMRQPYFVHEQKLIEDLLQEFRNRRIHFAVVVDEFGGTSGIVTLEDVMEEIIGEIKDEFDEEESNNKKIDDHNYIFEGKTMINDACKAMKLPADTFDALRGDSDSLAGLVLEIAGEFPQVNEEVASGDYIFVPLEIHKNRLDKIKITIKPANPE, encoded by the coding sequence TTGGATCATCATTCGGTTCATGAATTTATCGGTTTAACCAGGTTCTTCTTTTTGGCAATAACCCCTGCTGCTACCACCGTACTCATTATCCTGGTCATTCTTCTTTTCATGTTGTCTTTTTTGATGGCGGGTTCTGAGATCGCTTTTTTTTCTCTCACGTTCAAGGATATCAATGTACTTAAAACAAAAAAGCAACCGGCCTATCGCCGGATCGTGAGTTTACTTGATCAGCCTAAAACGCTGCTGGCGTCCATGCTGATAAGCAACAGTTTCATAAACATCGGGATCATCCTCATCTCAAATATTTTAATTGACAGCTGGATCGCCGGACTGCAATTGACCTTTTGGCCGGTTTTTCTGCTTAAGGTAGGCTCGGTTACTTTTTTATTGCTGCTTTTTGGTGAAGTGCTGCCAAAAGTATGGGCAACACATCATAAGATCTGGTTTGCTGCCACCGCATCCCTGGTCATTGAAATATTCGGCAGCATCTTTTACCGGTTCAGTAAACGGATGGTCAGGCTGAGTGACCGGGTTGAAAGAAGATTTTCTTCTGAATCTTCTTCCACCATGGATTCAAGCAATCTGGATTATGCCATAGACCTTTTACCGGAACATGAAGCAACCTCCGAAGAAAAATCAATACTCAAGGGCATCAGGAAATTCGGAGATACCACGGTAAAACAGGTAATGCGCACCCGGCTGGATGTTTGCGGCATCGACCACAGCTACCCTTTCCGGGATGTTATTAAGAAGATCGAAGAACTGCATTATTCCAGGTTACCGGTGTACCGCCATAACCTGGATGAAGTGGTTGGCATGCTGCATACGAAAGACATTCTGCCGTTCATAAATGAGCCGGCGGAATTTGACTGGCATACGCTCATGCGCCAGCCCTATTTTGTACATGAACAAAAACTGATCGAAGACCTTTTGCAGGAATTCCGCAACAGGCGCATACACTTTGCGGTTGTGGTGGATGAGTTTGGCGGTACTTCCGGAATTGTAACCCTGGAAGACGTGATGGAGGAGATCATCGGGGAAATAAAAGATGAATTTGACGAGGAAGAAAGCAATAATAAAAAGATCGACGATCATAATTACATCTTCGAAGGGAAGACAATGATCAATGATGCTTGTAAAGCAATGAAATTGCCGGCGGATACATTTGATGCCCTCCGGGGCGACAGTGATTCACTGGCGGGCCTGGTACTGGAGATCGCCGGTGAATTCCCGCAGGTGAATGAAGAAGTGGCAAGCGGTGATTATATCTTTGTTCCGCTGGAAATACATAAGAACCGCCTGGATAAAATAAAGATCACGATCAAACCCGCCAATCCCGAATAA
- a CDS encoding DUF3109 family protein, whose amino-acid sequence MIAIDNILVSDEVLREQFVCDLSKCKGACCVDGDAGAPLAKEELDKINEVYDTVLPYLNNESKKELERQGRYVYDKEFGWVTPTIESKVCVYGIKDGSGIVKCGIEQAYLEGKIKWKKPISCHLFPVITKSSKHSDNVYVNYEPREDNCKAACALGKKLKVPVYVFLKEALVRKFGQKFYNALEATAAHLNKK is encoded by the coding sequence ATGATTGCAATAGATAATATCCTGGTCAGTGATGAGGTATTAAGGGAACAGTTCGTTTGCGACCTTTCAAAATGCAAAGGTGCATGCTGTGTGGACGGTGATGCCGGCGCCCCGCTGGCAAAAGAGGAACTGGATAAGATAAACGAGGTGTATGATACCGTTTTGCCCTACCTGAACAATGAAAGTAAAAAAGAACTGGAACGGCAGGGCAGGTATGTGTATGATAAGGAATTTGGCTGGGTTACTCCAACTATTGAAAGCAAGGTCTGTGTGTATGGCATCAAAGATGGATCCGGTATTGTCAAGTGTGGCATTGAACAGGCTTATCTCGAGGGAAAGATAAAATGGAAAAAGCCAATCAGTTGCCACCTCTTCCCCGTAATTACCAAAAGCAGCAAACACAGCGATAATGTGTATGTGAATTATGAACCCCGGGAAGATAACTGCAAAGCAGCCTGTGCTCTGGGAAAAAAACTGAAAGTGCCCGTATATGTCTTCCTGAAAGAAGCACTGGTACGGAAATTCGGGCAAAAATTCTACAATGCACTGGAAGCCACCGCTGCGCATTTAAATAAAAAATAA
- a CDS encoding class D beta-lactamase — protein MKRIHTSLFLLSCSLLFFACTVNKATNDDSLKKYFDENNVDGCFTMLDNASGEITVYNMKLDTMRFSPASTFKIVNSLIGLQTGIIVDENMLIKWDGQIRFYPNGDTARNWNKDMGMTEAFKASNVPYYQEVARRIGADTMKQWIDSIGYGNKDISGPIDSFWLNNKLKISPDEQLGLLKKLYFDQLPFRKTVQQQVKDAMLQDNNTAYKLSYKTGWGFGVDGNAQGWMTGWIEENNHVYFFVTFVKAPDRDTDIATARMNITRGILKQYGFFEGKK, from the coding sequence ATGAAAAGAATTCATACGTCCTTATTCCTTCTTTCCTGTTCTTTACTCTTTTTTGCCTGTACCGTTAACAAAGCCACGAACGACGACAGCCTGAAAAAATATTTTGATGAGAACAACGTAGACGGTTGCTTTACCATGCTCGACAATGCCAGCGGGGAGATAACGGTTTATAATATGAAGCTGGATACCATGCGCTTTTCCCCTGCATCAACATTTAAGATCGTGAACTCTTTGATCGGTTTGCAGACAGGGATCATCGTGGATGAGAATATGCTGATAAAATGGGACGGGCAGATCCGCTTTTACCCCAATGGAGATACCGCCCGGAACTGGAATAAGGATATGGGCATGACCGAAGCGTTTAAAGCAAGCAATGTGCCTTATTACCAGGAAGTGGCCCGGCGGATCGGAGCTGATACCATGAAACAATGGATCGACAGCATCGGTTACGGCAACAAGGATATCAGCGGCCCCATTGATTCATTCTGGCTGAACAATAAACTGAAGATATCCCCCGATGAGCAGCTGGGCCTCCTGAAAAAACTGTACTTCGACCAGTTGCCCTTCCGCAAAACTGTTCAGCAGCAGGTAAAGGATGCAATGCTGCAGGACAATAATACGGCATACAAATTGAGCTATAAAACCGGCTGGGGTTTTGGTGTTGATGGCAATGCCCAGGGCTGGATGACCGGTTGGATCGAGGAGAATAATCATGTTTATTTCTTTGTGACTTTCGTAAAAGCCCCGGACCGGGATACTGATATTGCCACCGCAAGAATGAATATTACCAGGGGCATTCTAAAACAGTATGGTTTTTTTGAGGGGAAGAAATAG
- a CDS encoding VWA domain-containing protein → MLRFQHISYLLLLAAIPVLAVLYYLVISWKKKTIKRIGDENLVKQLIKNHSSRRFAIKFLLIVSAFALGVFALANLRKPGGVEKVNRSGIDIMIALDVSKSMLAEDIKPNRLERAKQSLTRLVDRLSNDRIGIVLFAGRAYLQMPLTGDHGAAKMYLSSASTDVVPTQGTVIADALKMCYASFNPKEKKYKAVVLISDGEDHDEGAVETAGQMAENGIIINTVGIGSPMGATFTDELTNQPKKDNSGNIVISKLNEEELKKIAAEGKGTYQLFTSTDDLVSRLEAQLENMDQRTITEDSQVNYMNYFPYFLAAAFILLILEFFVSETRGQRRQRSTPAERTAVPAFLFFLSCSLFSSVSFAQNNEKTLIKKGNEAYEKKDYANAVTNYRQAAEKGPGNPVASYNLGNALYKTDKPDEAIGAYENALGKAGSKADRAKAFYNKGVVLQNSKKIPECIEAYKNALKLDPADEDARQNLQKALQQQKQEEQKKDNKENKEKKKPKEDQKKKEQEKQKQQEQNELPKPQPSKLTKQDAEEKLKALLQQEKNLQDKLRRVNTGTVAKPEKDW, encoded by the coding sequence ATGTTACGCTTTCAGCATATCTCATATCTTCTGCTCCTGGCTGCCATCCCGGTGCTTGCTGTGCTGTACTATCTTGTCATCAGCTGGAAGAAAAAAACAATAAAGAGGATCGGCGATGAAAACCTGGTAAAGCAGCTCATAAAGAATCATTCATCCCGACGTTTTGCCATAAAATTTTTACTCATTGTATCCGCTTTTGCGCTGGGAGTTTTTGCGCTGGCCAATCTCCGTAAACCGGGTGGGGTAGAAAAAGTGAACCGCAGCGGCATCGATATCATGATCGCCCTGGATGTGAGCAAGAGCATGCTGGCCGAAGACATCAAACCAAACAGGCTGGAACGGGCGAAGCAATCCCTTACCCGGCTGGTCGACAGACTGAGCAACGACCGTATCGGCATCGTGCTGTTTGCAGGCAGGGCATACCTGCAAATGCCGTTGACCGGCGATCATGGCGCTGCAAAAATGTATCTTTCTTCCGCCAGTACCGATGTGGTACCCACACAGGGAACTGTAATTGCCGATGCGCTGAAGATGTGCTACGCTTCATTCAACCCAAAAGAAAAAAAATACAAGGCCGTTGTTTTGATCAGTGATGGGGAAGACCATGACGAAGGGGCAGTAGAAACCGCGGGGCAAATGGCGGAGAACGGGATCATCATCAACACCGTGGGGATTGGCTCACCGATGGGGGCCACCTTTACCGATGAACTGACAAACCAGCCCAAGAAGGATAATAGCGGGAACATAGTGATCAGCAAACTGAATGAAGAAGAATTGAAAAAGATCGCCGCAGAAGGCAAAGGCACCTACCAGTTATTTACCAGCACCGATGATCTGGTAAGCAGGCTGGAAGCACAACTGGAGAACATGGACCAGCGAACGATCACCGAAGATTCCCAGGTGAATTACATGAACTACTTTCCTTATTTTCTTGCAGCGGCATTCATCTTATTGATCCTTGAATTCTTTGTTTCTGAAACAAGAGGTCAACGCCGGCAGAGATCAACGCCGGCAGAAAGAACTGCGGTACCCGCTTTTCTGTTCTTCCTCTCCTGTTCCTTATTCTCATCCGTTTCCTTCGCTCAGAATAATGAAAAGACCCTGATCAAAAAAGGGAATGAGGCCTATGAGAAAAAGGATTATGCGAATGCAGTTACCAACTACCGGCAGGCAGCAGAAAAAGGCCCGGGCAATCCCGTAGCCAGTTATAATTTAGGGAATGCCCTGTATAAGACTGACAAGCCCGATGAGGCCATCGGGGCGTATGAAAATGCACTTGGCAAGGCCGGATCAAAGGCAGACAGGGCAAAGGCATTTTATAATAAGGGGGTAGTGCTTCAGAACAGCAAAAAAATACCTGAATGCATTGAAGCCTATAAAAATGCATTGAAACTGGACCCGGCAGATGAAGATGCCCGTCAAAACCTTCAAAAAGCATTGCAGCAGCAAAAGCAGGAGGAACAGAAAAAAGATAATAAAGAAAACAAAGAAAAAAAGAAGCCGAAAGAAGACCAGAAAAAGAAGGAGCAGGAAAAGCAAAAGCAGCAGGAGCAGAATGAACTACCCAAACCACAGCCATCCAAACTAACCAAGCAGGATGCGGAAGAAAAATTAAAAGCCCTGCTGCAACAGGAAAAAAACCTGCAGGATAAATTAAGGCGGGTAAATACAGGCACGGTTGCCAAACCGGAGAAGGACTGGTAA
- the ispG gene encoding (E)-4-hydroxy-3-methylbut-2-enyl-diphosphate synthase → MQFYCESLTSYRRLKTREVKVGNLLLGNGHPIRVQTMTTTDSMDTMATVEQSIRCIEAGAELIRITAPSKKEAENLQNIKDELRRRGYDTPLVADIHFTPNAAEIAARIVEKVRVNPGNYVDKKKFEQIEYTDAEYAEEIERIRERFTPLVRICREHGTAMRIGTNHGSLSDRIMSRYGDTAIGMVESAMEFLRIARSEDYHNIILSMKSSNPLVMVQAYRLLIKHMLDEFGECYPLHLGVTEAGDGEDGRIKSAIGIGTLLEDGIGDTVRVSLTEDSEFEIPVCKDLVKRYPANDQRSTAGGKMPSIGKLPYSPFEYRRRETFEVGNIGARHVPVVIADLGKIENIAHEHLQSIGYSYDEVTDKWNISDSAADYVFTGHQLLPFELPGTLKVIVYPATWEGATDKQKYLPIFSDKGYIEAGSKSDLLNFVMIDCFNDDTAINDFTFLDELANDKKAVLCLSSTNQNALQSVRRMFMELQTRNIKNPVVLITDSGGQTPDEHLIHFATETGGLFLDGFGDGICLGYSNKAQMGTVKASGRTYLEVKDIYQFTNNTAFSILQAARTRISKTEYISCPSCGRTLFDLQETTAKIRAVTNHLKGVKIAIMGCIVNGPGEMADADFGYVGSGPGKITLYRGKEVVKRNVSSEVAVDELINLIKENGAWVEPQ, encoded by the coding sequence ATGCAGTTTTATTGTGAATCCCTTACATCATACAGGCGCCTCAAAACAAGAGAGGTTAAGGTTGGTAACCTGTTATTGGGCAACGGGCACCCTATCCGGGTGCAAACCATGACCACCACCGACAGCATGGATACCATGGCCACGGTGGAACAATCCATCCGCTGCATTGAGGCAGGTGCAGAACTAATCCGTATCACAGCCCCCTCCAAAAAAGAGGCAGAGAACTTGCAGAACATCAAGGATGAATTGCGCAGGCGGGGATACGATACACCCCTGGTGGCAGATATACATTTTACTCCCAATGCGGCAGAGATCGCTGCACGGATCGTAGAGAAAGTGCGGGTGAACCCCGGCAATTATGTTGATAAGAAGAAATTTGAGCAGATAGAATATACGGATGCGGAATATGCAGAAGAGATCGAACGCATACGGGAACGATTTACACCGTTGGTAAGGATCTGCAGGGAACACGGTACTGCCATGCGCATCGGTACCAATCACGGCAGCTTAAGCGACCGGATCATGAGCCGCTATGGCGATACGGCCATTGGTATGGTGGAAAGTGCCATGGAATTCTTACGCATTGCCCGTTCTGAGGATTACCACAATATCATATTGAGCATGAAGAGCAGCAACCCGCTGGTGATGGTACAGGCTTACCGGCTTCTTATTAAGCACATGCTGGATGAATTCGGAGAATGTTATCCATTGCATCTTGGCGTTACCGAAGCAGGGGATGGGGAAGACGGAAGAATAAAATCAGCGATCGGCATCGGTACGTTGCTGGAAGACGGTATCGGGGATACGGTCCGGGTTTCACTTACCGAAGACTCGGAGTTTGAAATTCCTGTCTGCAAAGACCTGGTGAAGCGTTATCCGGCCAATGATCAACGGTCAACGGCCGGCGGCAAAATGCCTTCCATCGGAAAACTTCCTTATTCTCCGTTTGAATACAGGCGCAGGGAAACATTCGAAGTGGGTAATATCGGGGCCAGGCATGTGCCTGTTGTAATTGCCGACCTGGGCAAGATCGAAAACATTGCACATGAGCATCTGCAAAGCATTGGATACAGCTATGATGAAGTCACCGACAAGTGGAACATCAGCGACAGCGCCGCTGATTATGTATTCACCGGACACCAACTGCTCCCCTTTGAGCTGCCGGGCACTTTAAAAGTGATCGTTTACCCGGCAACATGGGAAGGAGCAACGGATAAACAAAAATACCTGCCTATCTTTTCAGACAAAGGATATATTGAAGCAGGGTCCAAAAGCGACCTGCTGAATTTTGTGATGATCGATTGTTTCAACGATGATACAGCGATCAATGATTTCACTTTCCTGGATGAACTTGCGAATGACAAAAAAGCGGTGCTTTGTTTAAGCAGTACCAACCAAAATGCCCTGCAAAGTGTTCGCCGCATGTTCATGGAGCTGCAAACGCGGAATATTAAAAACCCGGTGGTGCTGATCACAGACAGCGGTGGACAGACACCCGATGAACACCTGATCCATTTTGCCACAGAAACCGGTGGACTTTTCCTGGACGGATTTGGCGATGGTATTTGCCTTGGATACAGCAACAAGGCACAGATGGGAACTGTAAAGGCCAGTGGCCGTACTTATCTGGAAGTGAAAGATATTTACCAGTTCACCAACAATACGGCATTCTCCATCCTGCAGGCAGCACGTACAAGGATCTCCAAAACAGAATACATCAGCTGCCCAAGTTGCGGCAGAACATTGTTTGACCTGCAGGAAACCACGGCGAAGATCCGTGCTGTTACCAATCACCTGAAAGGGGTGAAGATCGCCATTATGGGCTGTATCGTAAACGGCCCCGGCGAAATGGCCGATGCAGACTTTGGTTATGTGGGTAGCGGGCCAGGAAAGATCACGTTGTACCGTGGAAAGGAAGTGGTAAAAAGAAATGTGAGCAGTGAAGTAGCGGTTGATGAACTGATAAACCTGATAAAGGAGAACGGGGCATGGGTGGAACCTCAGTAA
- the nadB gene encoding L-aspartate oxidase, whose product MQTDFLVIGSGIAGLTYALKVAEACPDKSVTILTKTQSDETNTKYAQGGIAGVMDFDHDSFEKHIEDTLIAGDGLCNKEVVEIVVKEGVQRIEEIIHWGARFDKESGGDYKLGKEGGHSEYRILHHKDVTGKEMERALLAAIAKQKNIHLISHCFVLDIITQHHLGYLVTKATPDIECYGVYVLNLASNKIEKILSGITMLATGGNGQVYRSTTNPAIATGDGVAMVYRAKGRIENMEFIQFHPTSLYEPGIRGQNFLITEAVRGDGGILRNHAGEAFMERYDSRKDLAPRDIVARAIDNEMKVAGTENVFLDCRHFSREKFIEHFPNIYEKCLGIGIDITKNMIPVAPAAHYSCGGIKTDEHGQTSINNLYAAGECACTGLHGANRLASNSLLEAMVFAHRAYKDSITKIDLPIVLPPVGGGGGGSIPDWKADGTNMPKEMILITQSVKELKLLMSDYVGIVRNNERLSRAMKRLDLLYEETESLYQKTIVSPPLCELRNMITVAYLIVKCAGFRQESRGLHFNTDYPGRSERVQNIVL is encoded by the coding sequence ATGCAAACAGATTTTCTCGTAATTGGCAGCGGCATTGCAGGGCTGACCTATGCATTAAAAGTGGCGGAAGCGTGCCCGGACAAATCTGTTACCATCCTTACCAAAACGCAAAGTGACGAAACCAATACCAAATATGCACAGGGAGGTATTGCCGGTGTCATGGATTTTGATCATGACAGTTTTGAAAAGCATATCGAAGACACGCTGATCGCCGGCGACGGGCTTTGTAATAAGGAGGTTGTTGAAATTGTTGTAAAAGAAGGCGTACAACGTATTGAGGAGATCATTCACTGGGGCGCACGGTTCGATAAAGAAAGCGGGGGCGATTATAAACTAGGAAAGGAAGGGGGCCATAGTGAATACCGGATCCTGCATCATAAGGATGTGACCGGTAAGGAAATGGAACGGGCTTTGCTTGCCGCGATCGCAAAACAAAAGAACATCCATCTCATCAGCCATTGTTTTGTACTGGATATCATTACACAACACCACCTCGGCTACCTTGTTACAAAAGCAACCCCCGATATTGAATGTTATGGCGTGTATGTTTTAAATCTTGCCAGCAATAAGATCGAAAAGATACTTTCCGGAATAACCATGCTGGCTACTGGTGGCAACGGGCAGGTTTACCGTTCTACTACAAATCCTGCCATTGCAACAGGGGATGGGGTGGCCATGGTTTACCGGGCCAAAGGAAGGATCGAGAATATGGAGTTCATCCAGTTTCACCCCACCTCCCTGTATGAGCCCGGTATCCGGGGACAGAATTTTCTGATCACCGAGGCTGTGCGGGGAGACGGTGGCATACTGCGTAATCATGCCGGCGAAGCCTTTATGGAACGATACGACAGCCGGAAAGACCTGGCGCCCAGGGATATTGTAGCCAGGGCGATAGATAATGAGATGAAGGTGGCGGGTACGGAAAATGTTTTTTTAGACTGCAGGCATTTCAGCAGGGAAAAGTTCATTGAACACTTTCCCAATATTTATGAAAAATGTTTGGGTATAGGAATTGACATAACAAAAAACATGATACCCGTTGCCCCCGCAGCCCATTACAGTTGCGGTGGAATTAAAACAGATGAGCACGGACAGACATCCATCAACAACCTGTATGCCGCGGGAGAATGCGCCTGCACGGGCCTTCATGGCGCCAACCGGCTGGCCAGCAACAGCCTGCTGGAGGCAATGGTATTTGCACACCGTGCATATAAAGATTCAATTACAAAAATTGATCTTCCCATAGTTCTCCCGCCAGTTGGCGGGGGCGGAGGGGGCAGTATCCCCGACTGGAAGGCCGATGGTACCAATATGCCAAAGGAAATGATCCTGATAACCCAAAGTGTAAAGGAACTGAAATTACTGATGAGTGATTATGTAGGGATCGTTCGCAACAATGAAAGGTTGAGCAGGGCCATGAAAAGGCTTGATCTCCTGTATGAAGAAACGGAATCCCTTTATCAAAAGACAATTGTATCCCCGCCGCTTTGTGAACTGCGGAATATGATAACCGTGGCTTACCTGATCGTGAAGTGTGCCGGGTTCAGGCAGGAGAGCAGGGGCCTTCACTTCAATACCGACTATCCCGGCAGATCAGAACGGGTGCAAAACATCGTTTTGTAA
- a CDS encoding lysophospholipid acyltransferase family protein — MYYLIYGFLFLLSLLPFAVIYLISDGIFFFLYHVFGYRKKIVMGNLKIAFPEKPDTELKKIARRTYRNLTDTFVEIIKLISMSDRTFEKRCQGDFTVISELVKKGKNIQLHAGHQFNWEYGSLFMSKVIHTIPSFAIYMPIKNKAMEKLFLKIRERYGTKFIKATEFREKREEIFSKRFVFFLAADQNPGNPGSAYWQNYFSKPAPFITGPEVGGIKNDAAIVFVRSRIISRGHYVLECMCYTENAASTGVGEITGAFRDYLEKIIREEPHNYLWTHRRWKWDYKEEYKEHWINKVARV; from the coding sequence ATGTATTATCTCATTTATGGATTTCTTTTCCTTCTTTCCTTATTGCCATTTGCAGTTATCTACCTGATCAGTGACGGGATCTTTTTTTTCCTGTATCATGTTTTTGGTTACAGAAAGAAGATAGTGATGGGTAACCTTAAAATAGCATTTCCTGAAAAACCGGATACTGAACTTAAAAAAATAGCCAGGCGCACTTACCGTAATCTTACCGACACGTTTGTGGAAATAATAAAACTGATCTCCATGAGTGACCGGACATTTGAAAAAAGATGCCAGGGCGATTTTACGGTCATCAGCGAACTGGTGAAAAAAGGGAAGAATATACAGCTTCATGCCGGTCACCAGTTTAACTGGGAGTATGGCAGTTTGTTCATGTCAAAGGTAATCCATACCATTCCGTCCTTTGCGATCTATATGCCGATAAAAAATAAGGCAATGGAAAAACTGTTCCTTAAAATAAGGGAACGTTACGGTACTAAATTTATTAAGGCCACCGAATTCAGGGAGAAAAGAGAAGAGATATTCAGTAAAAGATTTGTGTTCTTCCTGGCGGCTGATCAGAATCCGGGGAATCCGGGTTCTGCCTATTGGCAGAATTATTTTAGTAAACCGGCCCCGTTTATAACCGGCCCCGAAGTGGGTGGCATTAAAAATGATGCGGCCATCGTTTTTGTGCGCAGCAGGATAATCAGCAGGGGCCACTACGTTCTGGAATGCATGTGTTATACAGAAAATGCTGCATCCACCGGTGTGGGTGAAATAACCGGGGCCTTTCGGGATTATTTAGAAAAAATAATAAGGGAGGAACCACATAATTATCTATGGACACACCGCCGCTGGAAATGGGATTATAAAGAGGAATATAAAGAACACTGGATCAACAAGGTAGCAAGGGTATAA